In a genomic window of Nodosilinea sp. E11:
- a CDS encoding alpha-D-glucose phosphate-specific phosphoglucomutase, producing the protein MSIQTISTQPYNDQKPGTSGLRKKVKTFQQPNYLQNFIQATFDSLEGYQNQTLVVGGDGRYYNREAIQIILKMAAANGFGRVLVGQGGILSTPAASCVIRKNNAFGGIILSASHNPGGPDEDFGIKYNTGNGGPAPESVTDAIYQHSQTITEYKILETADIDLDQVATHSLGTTTVEVIDSVGDYGALMETLFDFGQIKQLLSGGNFRVCMDSLHAVTGPYAKALFEGRLNAPAGTVVNGEPLEDFGGGHPDPNLVYAHDLVEVMFGDNAPDFGAASDGDGDRNMILGNNFFVTPSDSLAILAANATLVPGYRDGLAGIARSMPTSQAPDRVAEKLGIDCYETPTGWKFFGNLLDAGKATLCGEESFGTGSNHIREKDGLWAVLFWLNILAVKGQSVEEIVKEHWGTYGRNYYSRHDYEGVESDRANTLIDNLRGALGTMPGQTFGAFTVDYADDFAYTDPVDGSVAKNQGVRIGFTDGSRIVFRLSGTGTSGATLRLYVERYEPDPAKHNQDTQEALADLISLADEIAQIKTLTGRDRPTVIT; encoded by the coding sequence ATGAGTATTCAAACTATTTCCACCCAGCCCTATAACGACCAAAAACCCGGCACCTCGGGTTTGAGAAAAAAAGTTAAAACCTTTCAGCAGCCGAACTATCTGCAAAATTTTATTCAGGCCACTTTTGATAGCTTAGAGGGCTATCAAAACCAGACCTTGGTGGTGGGCGGCGATGGTCGCTACTACAACCGCGAGGCGATTCAGATCATTCTCAAAATGGCGGCGGCCAACGGCTTTGGTCGGGTGCTGGTAGGTCAGGGGGGCATTCTCTCGACCCCGGCGGCCTCCTGCGTGATCCGCAAAAACAACGCCTTTGGCGGCATCATTCTCTCGGCCAGCCACAACCCCGGCGGCCCCGACGAAGACTTTGGCATCAAGTACAACACTGGCAACGGCGGCCCCGCTCCGGAGAGTGTGACCGACGCCATTTATCAGCACAGCCAGACCATCACCGAGTACAAAATTCTCGAAACCGCCGATATTGACCTTGATCAGGTGGCCACCCACAGTCTGGGCACCACCACCGTCGAGGTGATCGACTCGGTGGGCGACTACGGGGCGCTGATGGAAACCCTGTTTGACTTTGGCCAGATCAAGCAGCTGCTCTCGGGCGGCAACTTTCGGGTCTGTATGGATTCGCTGCACGCGGTCACCGGCCCCTACGCTAAAGCTCTGTTTGAGGGCCGGCTGAATGCTCCGGCGGGCACCGTGGTGAATGGCGAACCCCTAGAAGACTTTGGCGGCGGCCACCCCGACCCCAACCTGGTCTACGCCCACGACCTAGTGGAGGTGATGTTTGGCGACAATGCCCCCGACTTTGGCGCGGCGTCGGATGGAGACGGCGATCGCAACATGATCCTCGGCAATAATTTCTTTGTCACCCCCAGCGACAGCCTAGCGATTCTGGCCGCCAACGCCACCCTGGTACCGGGCTACCGCGACGGCCTAGCGGGGATTGCCCGCTCAATGCCCACCAGCCAGGCCCCCGATCGCGTCGCCGAAAAGCTCGGCATTGACTGCTACGAGACCCCCACCGGCTGGAAGTTCTTTGGCAACCTGCTAGATGCGGGCAAGGCCACCCTCTGCGGCGAGGAGAGCTTTGGCACCGGCTCCAACCACATCCGTGAGAAAGACGGGCTCTGGGCGGTGCTGTTCTGGCTGAATATTCTCGCTGTCAAGGGGCAGTCGGTTGAAGAAATCGTCAAAGAGCACTGGGGCACCTACGGGCGCAACTACTACTCGCGCCACGACTACGAGGGGGTGGAGAGCGATCGCGCCAATACGCTAATCGATAACCTGCGCGGTGCCCTGGGCACCATGCCCGGCCAAACCTTTGGCGCTTTTACCGTCGATTACGCCGACGACTTTGCCTACACCGACCCGGTAGACGGCAGCGTGGCCAAAAACCAGGGCGTGCGGATTGGCTTTACCGATGGCTCGCGCATTGTCTTTCGCCTGTCGGGCACTGGCACCTCTGGGGCCACCCTGCGGTTGTATGTGGAGCGCTATGAGCCTGACCCCGCCAAGCACAACCAAGATACCCAGGAAGCCCTGGCCGACCTGATTTCCCTGGCCGACGAGATCGCCCAGATCAAAACCCTCACCGGGCGCGATCGGCCCACGGTGATCACCTAG